A part of Streptomyces sp. NBC_00557 genomic DNA contains:
- the nuoI gene encoding NADH-quinone oxidoreductase subunit NuoI, translating into MAEEPKETKPGFLNPVAGFGVTFKAMFKKRLTEQYPEQKKTTAPRFHGRHQLNRHPDGLEKCVGCELCAWACPADAIYVEGADNTDEERYSPGERYGRVYQINYARCILCGLCIEACPTRALTMTNEFELADSSRANLIYTKEQLLAGLEEGMVDTPHAIFPGTDEQDYYRGLVTQAAPGTVRQVALSKGEVPQEAASTFGEDEPASEKVIGR; encoded by the coding sequence ATGGCTGAGGAGCCCAAGGAGACCAAGCCCGGTTTCCTGAACCCCGTGGCCGGCTTCGGCGTGACCTTCAAGGCCATGTTCAAGAAGCGGCTGACCGAGCAGTACCCGGAGCAGAAGAAGACCACGGCTCCGCGGTTCCACGGACGGCACCAGCTCAACCGCCATCCGGACGGCCTGGAGAAGTGCGTCGGCTGCGAGCTGTGCGCCTGGGCCTGCCCAGCCGACGCCATCTACGTGGAAGGCGCCGACAACACCGACGAGGAGCGCTACTCGCCGGGCGAGCGGTACGGCCGCGTCTACCAGATCAACTACGCCCGCTGCATCCTGTGCGGCCTGTGCATCGAGGCGTGCCCCACGCGCGCGCTGACGATGACCAACGAGTTCGAACTGGCCGACTCCAGCCGCGCCAACCTCATCTACACCAAGGAGCAGCTGCTCGCCGGCCTCGAAGAGGGCATGGTCGACACACCGCACGCGATCTTCCCCGGGACGGACGAGCAGGACTACTACCGGGGCCTGGTGACCCAGGCCGCGCCCGGCACGGTCCGCCAGGTCGCCCTGTCCAAGGGCGAGGTCCCGCAGGAGGCCGCGTCCACCTTCGGCGAGGACGAGCCGGCCTCGGAGAAGGTGATCGGCCGATGA
- the nuoK gene encoding NADH-quinone oxidoreductase subunit NuoK gives MNPVNYLYLAALLFTIGATGVLIRRNAIVVFMCIELMLNACNLAFVTFSRMHGNLDGQIIAFFTMVVAAAEVVVGLAIIVSLFRTRHSASVDDASLMKL, from the coding sequence GTGAACCCGGTCAACTACCTCTACCTCGCCGCCCTGCTGTTCACGATCGGCGCGACGGGCGTCCTGATCCGGCGCAACGCCATCGTGGTCTTCATGTGCATCGAGCTGATGCTGAACGCCTGCAACCTCGCGTTCGTCACCTTCTCCCGGATGCACGGCAACCTCGACGGCCAGATCATCGCCTTCTTCACGATGGTCGTCGCCGCCGCGGAGGTCGTGGTGGGCCTCGCGATCATCGTGTCGCTGTTCCGTACCCGCCACTCGGCCTCGGTCGACGACGCCAGCCTGATGAAGCTGTAA
- a CDS encoding NADH-quinone oxidoreductase subunit J: MTAQLAAYTTSTGEAFQFWVLGTVAVIGALCTVFMKKAVHSALCLAGTMIVLAVFYLANGAYFLGIVQIVVYTGAIMMLFLFVVMLVGVTAADSLKETIKGQRWLALVCGIGFGVLLFAGIGNASLKEFAGTGQANANGNVEGLASLIFTKYVFAFEITGALLITAAVGAMVLTHRERTERARTQRELSEQRVRDGKYVPPLPAPGVYARHNAVDIAGLLPDGTPSELTVSKTLRERGQIRDVSAEALNDLRALEQRAEERLERRAIEPATFKRPEEASK, encoded by the coding sequence ATGACCGCACAGCTCGCCGCCTACACCACCTCCACCGGTGAGGCCTTCCAGTTCTGGGTCCTCGGCACCGTCGCGGTGATCGGCGCCCTGTGCACCGTCTTCATGAAGAAGGCCGTGCACAGCGCCCTCTGCCTCGCCGGAACCATGATCGTCCTGGCGGTGTTCTACCTCGCCAACGGCGCCTACTTCCTGGGCATCGTGCAGATCGTCGTCTACACCGGCGCGATCATGATGCTGTTCCTGTTCGTGGTGATGCTCGTCGGCGTCACGGCCGCGGACTCCCTGAAGGAGACCATCAAGGGCCAGCGCTGGCTGGCCCTGGTGTGCGGGATCGGCTTCGGCGTCCTGCTGTTCGCCGGCATCGGCAACGCCTCCCTGAAGGAGTTCGCCGGCACCGGCCAGGCGAACGCCAACGGCAATGTGGAGGGCCTCGCCTCCCTCATCTTCACCAAGTACGTCTTCGCCTTCGAAATCACCGGCGCCCTGCTCATCACGGCCGCCGTCGGCGCCATGGTGCTCACCCACCGCGAGCGCACCGAGCGCGCCAGGACCCAGCGCGAGCTGTCCGAACAGCGCGTGAGGGACGGCAAGTACGTACCGCCGCTGCCCGCCCCGGGCGTCTACGCCCGGCACAACGCGGTCGACATCGCGGGTCTGCTCCCAGACGGCACCCCGTCCGAGCTGACCGTCAGCAAGACACTGCGCGAACGCGGCCAGATCCGTGACGTGTCGGCGGAGGCGCTCAACGACCTGCGGGCGCTGGAGCAGCGCGCGGAGGAACGCCTGGAGCGCAGGGCCATCGAACCGGCGACGTTCAAGCGGCCCGAGGAGGCGTCGAAGTGA
- the nuoH gene encoding NADH-quinone oxidoreductase subunit NuoH has protein sequence MSPYLAAEDLSMFGRDPWWLVVVKAVFCFAFLMVTVLFSIVWERKVVAWMQLRIGPNRHGPWGLLQSLADGVKLMLKEDIIVKRADKAVYVLAPIVAAIPAFMAIAVIPFGPADNEISIFGTRTAMQLTDLPIAMLYILAIASVGIYGIVLAGWSSGSTYPLLGGLRSCAQMISYEIAMGAAFASVFLYSGSMSTSTIVAQQHDRWYILLLPVSFILYIVTMVGETNRAPFDMPESEGDLVGGFNTEYSSIKFAMFMLAEYVNMVTVSSVSTTLFLGGWRAPWPISTFWEGANHGWWPLLWFVIKVQLLLFFFIWLRGTLPRVRYDQLMKLGWKVLIPVSVTWLMLVATVRALRNEHYDFADIALPVGGAVLALVVISYLVDMFREKAKAAGQPAAEPAGFDPMAGGFPVPPLPGQELPPVPRRRPRRERELIVSGGSDTVSDGSTEGKEASDG, from the coding sequence ATGAGCCCGTACCTCGCAGCTGAAGACCTCTCGATGTTCGGCCGCGACCCCTGGTGGCTGGTCGTCGTGAAGGCCGTGTTCTGCTTCGCCTTCCTGATGGTGACCGTGCTGTTCTCCATCGTCTGGGAACGCAAGGTCGTCGCCTGGATGCAGCTGCGCATCGGCCCGAACCGGCACGGCCCCTGGGGCCTGCTCCAGTCGCTCGCCGACGGCGTGAAGCTGATGCTCAAGGAAGACATCATCGTCAAACGCGCGGACAAGGCGGTCTACGTCCTTGCGCCGATCGTCGCGGCCATCCCGGCCTTCATGGCGATCGCGGTGATCCCCTTCGGCCCGGCCGACAACGAGATCTCGATCTTCGGTACGCGCACCGCGATGCAGCTCACCGACCTGCCGATCGCGATGCTCTACATCCTCGCCATCGCCTCCGTGGGCATCTACGGCATCGTCCTGGCGGGCTGGAGCTCCGGATCCACCTACCCGCTGCTCGGCGGCCTGCGCTCCTGCGCGCAGATGATCTCCTACGAGATCGCCATGGGCGCCGCGTTCGCCTCGGTGTTCCTGTACTCGGGGTCGATGTCGACCTCCACGATCGTGGCGCAGCAGCACGACCGCTGGTACATCCTGCTGCTGCCGGTCTCGTTCATCCTCTACATCGTCACGATGGTCGGCGAGACCAACCGCGCCCCCTTCGACATGCCGGAGTCCGAGGGCGACCTCGTCGGCGGCTTCAACACCGAGTACTCGTCCATCAAGTTCGCGATGTTCATGCTCGCCGAGTACGTGAACATGGTGACGGTCTCCTCCGTGTCGACCACCCTGTTCCTCGGCGGCTGGCGCGCACCCTGGCCGATCAGCACCTTCTGGGAGGGCGCGAACCACGGCTGGTGGCCGCTGCTCTGGTTCGTGATCAAGGTCCAGCTGCTGCTGTTCTTCTTCATCTGGCTGCGCGGCACGCTCCCCCGCGTGCGCTACGACCAGCTGATGAAGCTCGGCTGGAAGGTCCTGATCCCGGTCTCCGTCACCTGGCTGATGCTGGTGGCGACCGTACGGGCCCTGCGCAACGAGCACTACGACTTCGCCGACATCGCCCTGCCCGTCGGCGGCGCGGTCCTCGCCCTGGTGGTGATCTCCTACCTCGTCGACATGTTCCGCGAGAAGGCCAAGGCGGCCGGGCAACCCGCCGCCGAACCGGCCGGATTCGACCCGATGGCGGGCGGGTTCCCCGTGCCTCCGCTGCCCGGACAGGAGCTGCCGCCGGTGCCGAGGCGCCGGCCGCGCCGCGAGCGCGAGCTGATTGTCAGTGGCGGGTCGGACACTGTTAGTGACGGATCTACGGAGGGAAAGGAGGCGTCCGATGGCTGA
- a CDS encoding NADH-quinone oxidoreductase subunit G yields the protein MTVTTSAPTGGGEAAVPPEDLVTLTIDGIETSVPKGTLVIRAAEQLGIEVPRFCDHPLLDPAGACRQCIVEVEGQRKPMASCTITCTDGMVVRTQLTSPVAEKAQKGVMELLLINHPLDCPVCDKGGECPLQNQAMSHGNAESRFDGKKRTYEKPVPISTQVLLDRERCVLCARCTRFSNQIAGDPMIELIERGALQQVGTGEGDPFESYFSGNTIQICPVGALTSAAYRFRSRPFDLVSSPSVCEHCSGGCAIRTDHRRGKVMRRLAENDPEVNEEWICDKGRFAFRYAQLKDRLDTPLVRGADGVLEPASWPEALEAAARGLAAARSRAGVLIGGRLTVEDAYAYSKFARVALDTNDIDFRARVHSGEEADFLASRVAGRGRDLDGTGVTYTSLEKAPAVLLVGFESEEEAPGVFLRLRKAWRKRKQKVFALATHATRGLEKAGGTLLPAAPGTETEWLDALASGVGLEEPGTRAAEALRAEGAVIVVGERLAAVAGGLTAAVRAATATGARLVWIPRRAGERGAIEVGALPSLLPGGRPATDPRAREEVAAVWGLAELPVRYGRDTHHIIEAAATGELSALLVAGVEVADLPDPARAREALDSVGFLVSLELRPSEVTEHADVVLPVAAAPEKAGTFLNWEGRVRFFEAALKPDQMTRRLAPTDARVLQMLADAMDVHLGLPDLRTTRAEIDRLGLWEGPRALDPHETAGTLPRPAAGEAVLAGHRLLLDQGVLQEGDEALAGTRHAAHARVSAATAAEAGVQDGGILAVTGPAGVVELPLQITEMPDRVVWLPLNSAGAGVASDTGARPGSLVRIGPAASAEQAPEEVEA from the coding sequence ATGACCGTGACCACCAGTGCTCCCACAGGTGGGGGCGAGGCGGCGGTCCCGCCGGAGGACCTCGTCACGCTGACGATCGACGGCATCGAGACCAGCGTGCCCAAGGGCACCCTGGTCATCCGCGCCGCCGAACAACTCGGCATCGAGGTCCCCCGGTTCTGCGACCACCCCCTGCTCGACCCCGCCGGCGCCTGCCGCCAGTGCATCGTCGAGGTCGAGGGCCAGCGCAAGCCGATGGCGTCCTGCACCATCACCTGCACCGACGGCATGGTGGTGAGGACACAGCTCACCTCCCCGGTCGCGGAGAAGGCCCAGAAGGGTGTGATGGAGCTGCTGCTCATCAACCACCCGCTGGACTGCCCGGTCTGCGACAAGGGCGGCGAGTGCCCGCTGCAGAACCAGGCCATGTCGCACGGCAACGCCGAGTCCCGCTTCGACGGCAAGAAGCGCACCTACGAAAAGCCGGTGCCGATCTCCACCCAGGTGCTGCTCGACCGCGAGCGGTGCGTGCTGTGCGCCCGCTGCACCCGGTTCTCCAACCAGATCGCGGGCGACCCGATGATCGAGCTGATCGAGCGGGGCGCCCTCCAGCAGGTCGGCACCGGCGAGGGCGACCCCTTCGAGTCGTACTTCTCCGGCAACACCATCCAGATCTGCCCCGTCGGCGCGCTCACCTCCGCGGCCTACCGTTTCCGCTCCCGCCCCTTCGACCTCGTCTCCTCGCCGTCGGTGTGCGAGCACTGCTCCGGCGGCTGCGCCATCCGCACCGACCACCGGCGCGGCAAGGTCATGCGGCGCCTCGCCGAGAACGACCCCGAGGTCAACGAGGAGTGGATCTGCGACAAGGGACGCTTCGCGTTCCGGTACGCGCAGCTCAAGGACCGCCTCGACACCCCGCTCGTCCGGGGCGCCGACGGCGTCCTGGAGCCCGCCTCCTGGCCGGAGGCCCTGGAGGCCGCCGCGCGCGGACTCGCCGCCGCCCGCTCGCGGGCCGGCGTCCTCATCGGCGGCCGGCTGACCGTCGAGGACGCCTACGCCTACAGCAAGTTCGCGCGCGTGGCGCTCGACACCAACGACATCGACTTCCGCGCGCGCGTGCACAGCGGCGAGGAGGCCGACTTCCTCGCCTCCCGGGTGGCCGGCCGCGGCCGCGACCTCGACGGCACGGGCGTCACCTACACCTCCCTGGAGAAGGCGCCCGCCGTCCTGCTGGTCGGCTTCGAGTCGGAGGAGGAGGCCCCCGGCGTCTTCCTGCGGCTGCGCAAGGCCTGGCGCAAGCGCAAGCAGAAGGTGTTCGCGCTGGCCACGCACGCCACCCGGGGCCTGGAGAAGGCGGGCGGCACCCTGCTGCCGGCCGCGCCCGGCACCGAGACCGAGTGGCTGGACGCCCTCGCGAGCGGCGTCGGCCTGGAGGAGCCCGGCACGCGGGCCGCGGAGGCGCTGCGCGCCGAGGGCGCGGTCATCGTCGTCGGCGAGCGGCTCGCCGCGGTCGCCGGCGGCCTCACCGCCGCCGTACGCGCCGCCACCGCCACCGGCGCCCGGCTGGTGTGGATCCCGCGCCGGGCAGGTGAACGCGGCGCCATCGAGGTCGGTGCGCTGCCGTCGCTGCTGCCGGGCGGCCGCCCGGCAACCGACCCGCGCGCGCGGGAGGAGGTCGCCGCAGTCTGGGGGCTCGCCGAACTTCCGGTGCGCTACGGCCGCGACACCCACCACATCATCGAGGCCGCCGCCACCGGTGAACTGTCGGCCCTCCTGGTCGCCGGGGTCGAGGTCGCCGACCTGCCCGACCCGGCACGCGCGCGTGAAGCGCTCGACAGCGTCGGCTTCCTGGTGTCGCTGGAGCTGCGGCCCAGCGAGGTCACCGAGCACGCCGACGTCGTCCTGCCGGTCGCCGCGGCCCCCGAGAAGGCGGGCACGTTCCTCAACTGGGAGGGCAGGGTGCGGTTCTTCGAGGCCGCCCTCAAGCCCGACCAGATGACCCGCCGTCTCGCGCCGACCGACGCGCGCGTGCTGCAGATGCTCGCCGACGCCATGGACGTCCACCTGGGCCTGCCGGATCTGCGCACCACGCGGGCGGAGATCGACCGGCTCGGCCTCTGGGAGGGCCCGCGCGCCCTCGACCCGCACGAGACCGCGGGCACGCTGCCCCGCCCCGCCGCCGGGGAGGCCGTGCTCGCCGGGCACCGGCTCCTCCTCGACCAGGGCGTCCTCCAGGAGGGCGACGAGGCGCTCGCCGGCACCCGGCACGCCGCGCACGCGCGCGTGTCCGCCGCGACAGCGGCCGAGGCAGGGGTCCAGGACGGCGGGATCCTCGCCGTCACCGGCCCGGCCGGCGTCGTGGAACTGCCGCTGCAGATCACCGAGATGCCCGACCGGGTGGTCTGGCTCCCGCTGAACTCGGCCGGCGCGGGCGTCGCCTCCGACACCGGGGCACGACCCGGCTCACTCGTCCGCATCGGCCCGGCGGCATCCGCCGAACAGGCCCCCGAGGAGGTGGAGGCATGA